A genomic window from Triticum urartu cultivar G1812 chromosome 7, Tu2.1, whole genome shotgun sequence includes:
- the LOC125519266 gene encoding transcription factor MYB97-like, with translation MATAMDTTVPRSGVGEGGGGGGLKKGPWTQAEDRVLLDHVRRHGEGNWNAVRRETGLQRCGKSCRLRWANHLRPNLRKGPFSPEEERLILRLHGLIGNKWARISTHLPGRTDNEVKNFWNTRLKRRQRAGQSLYPPDVEREIALMRAQNINPFADADGNTAASPFSDPFALPPRPPSSTKPASHSHSSPLIDQHHPLLNQMQGMQMRHHAAQHQHPQPAFHHHHHHHHGGMRAAGLPPLPATAARPRELPSNQIETASCSGGGDGLLEALLLGVDDHQLPRPNHGVCRAGSMPDLMYGGVSSASDSDDTSQFPPGGQDAHHGGKWDFLIGQCIHPSRCSF, from the exons ATGGCGACGGCGATGGACACGACGGTGCCGAGGAGCGGGGtgggggaaggcggcggcggcggtgggctgAAGAAGGGGCCGTGGACGCAGGCGGAGGACCGGGTGCTGCTCGACCACGTGCGGCGGCACGGCGAGGGCAACTGGAACGCGGTGCGCCGGGAGACCGGGCTGCAGCGCTGCGGCAAGAGCTGCCGGCTCCGGTGGGCCAACCACCTCCGCCCCAACCTCCGCAAGGGCCCCTTCTCCCCCGAGGAGGAGCGCCTCATCCTCCGCCTCCACGGCCTCATCGGCAACAAGTGGGCGCGCATCTCAACACAC CTGCCGGGGAGGACGGACAACGAGGTCAAGAACTTCTGGAACACGCGCCTCAAGCGCCGGCAGCGCGCCGGGCAGTCGCTCTACCCGCCGGACGTCGAGCGGGAGATCGCCCTCATGCGCGCCCAGAACATCAACCCGTTCGCCGACGCGGACGGCAACACTGCGGCGTCGCCGTTCTCGGACCCGTTCGCGCTGCCTCCCAGGCCGCCGTCGTCCACCAAACCGGCCTCTCACTCTCACTCCTCGCCGCTGATCGACCAGCACCACCCGCTCCTCAACCAGATGCAGGGGATGCAGATGCGCCACCACGCCGCACAGCACCAGCACCCGCAGCCGGcgttccaccaccaccaccatcaccaccacggCGGCATGAGGGCTGCGGGGCTCCCGCCGTTGCCGGCCACGGCGGCCAGGCCGCGCGAGCTCCCTTCGAACCAAATCGAGACGGCGAgctgcagcggcggcggcgacggcctGCTCGAGGCGCTGCTGCTCGGCGTCGACGACCATCAACTCCCCCGTCCCAACCATGGCGTGTGCAGGGCCGGCTCCATGCCCGATCTCATGTACGGCGGCGTCTCGAGCGCCAGCGACAGCGACGATACCTCGCAGTTCCCTCCCGGAGGCCAGGACGCGCACCATGGCGGGAAATGGGACTTCCTCATCGGTCAGTGCATTCATCCATCTCGCTGCTCTTTCTGA